The DNA region GGGAAGCGGATGGTAAAACACGAAGGAGCTAACATGACCTGTGGTATTTGTAAGGCTGAAACGGAACAAAAACTGGTTACCTATACCGAAGATGTCAACAATTCGGTGATTGTCATTCGAAATGTCCCAGCCACGGTTTGTACCGAATGCGGCAATGTTTGGTACTCCGGAACCGTGGCCGCCCAACTTGAAGCCATCGTTGACCATTGTCTAAAAGGGATTGTTGCGCGGGGAACTCTGTTGCAAGTAGCCGATGTCGCGGTGGTGAACTACGCCGAACAGGTGGCGTGACCACAGAGCCCTCCCTAAGGGCGCATCATTTTTTAAGGATTTTGCCGTTCAGATCCGCCAAATTTTTAAGCACATTCCGGGCAAAAACCCGGACCTCGGGTATAAGCTGGTTATAAAAGTCAATTATTTCCTTTTCGTCCTTTTGCCGGGTCTCCACATCTTCCTGGGTAATAAACATATTCCCTTCCCCTGCCCT from Treponema primitia ZAS-2 includes:
- a CDS encoding helix-turn-helix domain-containing protein, producing the protein MRKKLNLSQLDFGKEISVSRSQVALLEKSRRTVNDRHIRLISSTFSVNPVWLRAGEGNMFITQEDVETRQKDEKEIIDFYNQLIPEVRVFARNVLKNLADLNGKILKK
- a CDS encoding type II toxin-antitoxin system MqsA family antitoxin — translated: MTCGICKAETEQKLVTYTEDVNNSVIVIRNVPATVCTECGNVWYSGTVAAQLEAIVDHCLKGIVARGTLLQVADVAVVNYAEQVA